In Halovulum dunhuangense, one genomic interval encodes:
- the rpiA gene encoding ribose-5-phosphate isomerase RpiA — protein MPLHLDPNDRAKLTAAYHAMDFIEDGMKVGLGTGSTAAWLVKLLGARRHLEGLEILAVSTSEATEALARKMKIPTTTLEEAGWLDLTIDGADEADADLTLIKGGGGALLREKIVATASDRMVVIADPAKMVETLGAFPLPVEVVKFGWEASQSLVRDILEDSDVEGSRILRRMRDGAPFVTDEGHFILDLHLGRIGDPEGLAADLLSVPGVVETGLFTDIAETMVVGLPSGEAVFHFVDDEPRRLDTADGGRLDDFLKFIG, from the coding sequence ATGCCGCTTCACCTCGACCCGAACGACCGCGCCAAGCTGACGGCGGCCTATCACGCGATGGATTTCATCGAGGACGGCATGAAGGTCGGGCTCGGCACCGGATCGACCGCGGCCTGGCTGGTCAAGCTGCTGGGCGCAAGGAGACACCTGGAGGGGCTTGAAATCCTTGCGGTTTCCACCTCCGAGGCGACCGAGGCGCTGGCCCGGAAGATGAAGATCCCGACCACCACGCTGGAAGAGGCGGGCTGGCTGGACCTGACCATCGACGGCGCCGACGAGGCGGATGCCGACCTGACCCTGATCAAGGGCGGCGGGGGTGCGCTTCTGCGGGAAAAGATCGTCGCCACCGCCTCGGACCGGATGGTGGTGATCGCCGATCCGGCCAAGATGGTGGAGACGCTGGGCGCGTTCCCACTACCTGTAGAGGTCGTGAAGTTCGGCTGGGAGGCGTCGCAGAGCCTGGTTCGGGACATATTGGAGGACTCGGACGTGGAGGGCAGCCGGATCCTGCGGCGGATGCGGGACGGGGCGCCGTTCGTGACCGACGAGGGGCATTTCATCCTGGATCTGCACCTGGGCCGGATCGGCGATCCCGAGGGGCTGGCGGCGGATCTGCTGTCGGTGCCGGGCGTCGTGGAAACCGGTCTTTTCACAGACATAGCGGAAACGATGGTGGTGGGCCTGCCATCGGGCGAGGCTGTGTTCCACTTCGTCGACGACGAGCCGCGGCGGCTGGACACGGCCGATGGCGGGCGGCTTGACGACTTCCTGAAATTCATCGGCTGA
- the gor gene encoding glutathione-disulfide reductase, whose translation MADFDYDLFVIGGGSGGVRASRWAAMTGAKVGLCEEYRYGGTCVIRGCVPKKLMVFAAGFSEAVEDATGFGWKLTGSDFDWPFFIEKKDREIDRLEGVYQANMEKLGVELFRARGVLKDPHTVELSSGQTVTAKHILVATGGAPFMPDVPGAEHAISSNEVFHLERQPKRMLIVGGGYIACEFAGIMNGLGTEVTQFYRGAQILRGFDDEVRGHIAEEMRKKGIALHVGRDLVRIDKTDDGLEVTCTDGSRTTFDCVLYATGRRPATKGLGLEEIGVRLTRNGAIAVDDYSQTSVPSVYAVGDVTDRVNLTPVAIHEGMAFVETVFKANPTPVDHALIPTAVFTQPEIGTIGLTQEAARDRYDIEVYRSTFRPMFHAFAGRDQRMLMKLIVDKASRRVLGVHIVGPAAGEMIQMVGIAVKMGATKEDFDRTMPVHPTAAEELVTMRTAVGGQA comes from the coding sequence ATGGCAGATTTCGACTACGACCTTTTCGTGATCGGTGGCGGCTCGGGCGGGGTCAGGGCCTCGCGCTGGGCGGCGATGACAGGGGCGAAGGTGGGCCTGTGCGAGGAATATCGCTACGGCGGCACCTGCGTCATCCGGGGCTGCGTGCCCAAGAAGCTGATGGTCTTTGCCGCGGGCTTTTCCGAGGCGGTCGAGGATGCGACGGGCTTCGGCTGGAAGCTGACGGGCAGCGATTTCGACTGGCCCTTCTTCATCGAGAAGAAGGACCGCGAGATCGACCGGCTGGAAGGCGTCTACCAGGCCAACATGGAAAAGCTGGGGGTCGAGCTGTTCCGCGCCCGCGGCGTGCTGAAGGACCCGCACACGGTTGAGCTGTCCAGCGGGCAGACGGTGACCGCGAAGCATATCCTGGTCGCCACGGGGGGCGCGCCCTTCATGCCGGACGTGCCGGGGGCGGAGCATGCCATCAGCTCGAACGAGGTCTTTCACCTGGAGCGTCAGCCGAAGCGCATGCTGATCGTGGGCGGCGGCTATATCGCCTGCGAGTTCGCGGGCATCATGAACGGGCTCGGCACCGAGGTGACGCAGTTCTATCGCGGCGCGCAGATCCTGCGCGGCTTCGACGACGAGGTGCGCGGCCACATCGCCGAGGAGATGCGCAAGAAGGGCATCGCCCTGCATGTGGGCCGCGACCTGGTGCGGATCGACAAGACCGACGACGGGCTGGAAGTGACCTGCACCGACGGATCGCGGACCACCTTCGACTGCGTGCTTTACGCGACCGGGCGGCGGCCTGCGACAAAGGGTCTGGGACTGGAGGAGATCGGCGTGCGGCTGACCCGCAACGGCGCGATCGCGGTGGACGACTATTCCCAGACCTCGGTTCCGTCGGTCTATGCGGTGGGCGACGTGACCGACCGCGTGAACCTGACGCCGGTCGCGATCCACGAGGGCATGGCCTTTGTCGAGACGGTGTTCAAGGCAAACCCCACGCCGGTCGATCACGCGCTGATCCCGACGGCGGTGTTCACCCAGCCCGAGATCGGCACGATCGGACTGACCCAGGAGGCGGCGCGCGACCGGTACGACATCGAGGTCTATCGCAGCACCTTTCGGCCGATGTTCCACGCCTTTGCGGGCCGCGATCAGCGCATGCTGATGAAATTGATCGTGGACAAGGCTTCGCGTCGCGTGCTCGGTGTGCATATAGTGGGGCCTGCGGCGGGCGAGATGATCCAGATGGTGGGCATCGCGGTGAAGATGGGCGCCACCAAGGAGGATTTCGACCGGACCATGCCGGTGCACCCGACAGCGGCCGAGGAACTGGTCACGATGCGGACAGCGGTGGGCGGTCAAGCTTGA